The following proteins are co-located in the Telopea speciosissima isolate NSW1024214 ecotype Mountain lineage chromosome 9, Tspe_v1, whole genome shotgun sequence genome:
- the LOC122640573 gene encoding mitotic-spindle organizing protein 1A-like — MDPEAARNARDSLELAFHMSNILETGLDRHTLSILITLCDMGLNPEALAALVKELRREPSSSPSTTTKSSSALE, encoded by the coding sequence ATGGATCCAGAAGCTGCACGGAATGCCCGAGATTCACTAGAGTTGGCATTTCATATGTCAAACATTCTTGAGACGGGTCTTGATCGACACACCCTCTCCATTCTCATTACCCTTTGTGATATGGGTCTGAATCCGGAGGCCCTTGCTGCACTTGTTAAGGAGCTCCGGAGGGAACCCTCTTCATCTCCCTCCACAACCACAAAGTCATCATCAGCCCTTGAATAG